One Zonotrichia albicollis isolate bZonAlb1 chromosome 25, bZonAlb1.hap1, whole genome shotgun sequence genomic window carries:
- the ZNF362 gene encoding zinc finger protein 362 isoform X3 has protein sequence MAVGKTPRSHGSEKRPTCSTRSQLELEMDADKGKQRQYSQRMAEPRFNNPYFWPPPPTMPSQLDNLVLINKIKEQLMAEKIRPPHLPPTSVASQQPLLVPPSPAESSQSIMSLPKLQQVPGLHPQAVPQPDVALHARPATSTVTGLGLASRAPAVSTSESSPGTGTTTPSTPTSTSQSRLIASSPTLISGITSPPLLDSIKTIQGHGLLGAPKAERGRKKIKAENPSGPPVLVVPYPILASGETAKEGKTYRCKVCPLTFFTKSEMQIHSKSHTEAKPHKCPHCSKSFANASYLAQHLRIHLGVKPYHCSYCEKSFRQLSHLQQHTRIHTGDRPYKCPHPGCEKAFTQLSNLQSHQRQHNKDKPYKCPNCYRAYTDSASLQIHLSAHAIKHAKAYCCSMCGRAYTSETYLMKHMSKHTVVEHLVSQHSPQRTESPGIPVRISLI, from the exons GATGGCGGAGCCTCGCTTCAACAACCCCTACTTCTGGCCGCCCCCGCCCACCATGCCCAGCCAG CTGGACAACCTGGTCCTGATCaacaaaatcaaggagcagttGATGGCGGAGAAGATCCGCCCCCCTCACCTGCCTCCCACCTCGGTGGCCTCgcagcagcccctcctggtgcccCCCTCTcctgctgagagcagccagTCCATCATGTCCCTGCCAAAgctgcagcaggtgccagggctgcacccccAGGCCGTGCCCCAGCCTGACGTGGCCCTGCACGCCCGGCCGGCCACCAGCACCGTCACAG GGTTGGGGCTGGCATCCCGCGCACCGGCCGTCAGCACCTCGGAATCCAGCCCGGGAACAGGGACCACCACCCCCTCGACCCCCACCTCCACCAGCCAGAGCCGCCTCATCGCCTCCTCGCCCACCCTAATCTCAGGAATCACCAGCCCCCCCCTCCTCGACTCCATCAAGACAATCCAGGGCCACGGCTTGCTGGGGGCGCCCAAGGCCGAGCGGGGCCGCAAGAAGATCAAGGCGGAAAACCCCTCGGGGCCGCCGGTGCTGGTGGTGCCCTACCCCATCCTGGCCTCGGGGGAGACGGCCAAAGAGGGCAAGACGTACAG GTGTAAGGTCTGCCCCTTGACGTTCTTCACCAAGTCGGAGATGCAGATCCACTCCAAGTCGCACACGGAGGCCAAGCCCCACAAGTGCCCCCACTGCTCCAAGTCCTTCGCCAACGCCTCCTACCTGGCCCAGCACCTGCGCATCCACCTGGGCGTCAAACCCTACCACTGCTCCTACTGTGAGAAGTCCTTCCGCCAGCTctcccacctccagcagcacacccg AATCCACACCGGCGACAGACCCTACAAGTGCCCGCACCCCGGCTGCGAGAAGGCCTTCACCCAGCTCTCCAACCTCCAG tCCCACCAGCGCCAGCACAACAAGGACAAGCCCTACAAGTGCCCCAACTGCTACCGGGCCTACACAGACTCGGCCTCGCTGCAGATCCACCTGTCTGCGCACGCCATCAAGCACGCCAAGGCCTATTGCTGCAGCATGTGCGGCCGTGCCTACACCTCG GAGACCTATCTGATGAAGCACATGTCCAAACACACGGTGGTGGAGCACCTGGTCAGCCAGCACTCGCCGCAGCGGACGGAGTCACCCGGCATTCCCGTACGGATCTCCCTCATCtag
- the ZNF362 gene encoding zinc finger protein 362 isoform X7: MAEPRFNNPYFWPPPPTMPSQLDNLVLINKIKEQLMAEKIRPPHLPPTSVASQQPLLVPPSPAESSQSIMSLPKLQQVPGLHPQAVPQPDVALHARPATSTVTGLGLASRAPAVSTSESSPGTGTTTPSTPTSTSQSRLIASSPTLISGITSPPLLDSIKTIQGHGLLGAPKAERGRKKIKAENPSGPPVLVVPYPILASGETAKEGKTYRCKVCPLTFFTKSEMQIHSKSHTEAKPHKCPHCSKSFANASYLAQHLRIHLGVKPYHCSYCEKSFRQLSHLQQHTRIHTGDRPYKCPHPGCEKAFTQLSNLQSHQRQHNKDKPYKCPNCYRAYTDSASLQIHLSAHAIKHAKAYCCSMCGRAYTSETYLMKHMSKHTVVEHLVSQHSPQRTESPGIPVRISLI, from the exons ATGGCGGAGCCTCGCTTCAACAACCCCTACTTCTGGCCGCCCCCGCCCACCATGCCCAGCCAG CTGGACAACCTGGTCCTGATCaacaaaatcaaggagcagttGATGGCGGAGAAGATCCGCCCCCCTCACCTGCCTCCCACCTCGGTGGCCTCgcagcagcccctcctggtgcccCCCTCTcctgctgagagcagccagTCCATCATGTCCCTGCCAAAgctgcagcaggtgccagggctgcacccccAGGCCGTGCCCCAGCCTGACGTGGCCCTGCACGCCCGGCCGGCCACCAGCACCGTCACAG GGTTGGGGCTGGCATCCCGCGCACCGGCCGTCAGCACCTCGGAATCCAGCCCGGGAACAGGGACCACCACCCCCTCGACCCCCACCTCCACCAGCCAGAGCCGCCTCATCGCCTCCTCGCCCACCCTAATCTCAGGAATCACCAGCCCCCCCCTCCTCGACTCCATCAAGACAATCCAGGGCCACGGCTTGCTGGGGGCGCCCAAGGCCGAGCGGGGCCGCAAGAAGATCAAGGCGGAAAACCCCTCGGGGCCGCCGGTGCTGGTGGTGCCCTACCCCATCCTGGCCTCGGGGGAGACGGCCAAAGAGGGCAAGACGTACAG GTGTAAGGTCTGCCCCTTGACGTTCTTCACCAAGTCGGAGATGCAGATCCACTCCAAGTCGCACACGGAGGCCAAGCCCCACAAGTGCCCCCACTGCTCCAAGTCCTTCGCCAACGCCTCCTACCTGGCCCAGCACCTGCGCATCCACCTGGGCGTCAAACCCTACCACTGCTCCTACTGTGAGAAGTCCTTCCGCCAGCTctcccacctccagcagcacacccg AATCCACACCGGCGACAGACCCTACAAGTGCCCGCACCCCGGCTGCGAGAAGGCCTTCACCCAGCTCTCCAACCTCCAG tCCCACCAGCGCCAGCACAACAAGGACAAGCCCTACAAGTGCCCCAACTGCTACCGGGCCTACACAGACTCGGCCTCGCTGCAGATCCACCTGTCTGCGCACGCCATCAAGCACGCCAAGGCCTATTGCTGCAGCATGTGCGGCCGTGCCTACACCTCG GAGACCTATCTGATGAAGCACATGTCCAAACACACGGTGGTGGAGCACCTGGTCAGCCAGCACTCGCCGCAGCGGACGGAGTCACCCGGCATTCCCGTACGGATCTCCCTCATCtag
- the ZNF362 gene encoding zinc finger protein 362 isoform X5: MAVEKRPTCSTRSQLELEMDADKGKQRQYSQRMAEPRFNNPYFWPPPPTMPSQLDNLVLINKIKEQLMAEKIRPPHLPPTSVASQQPLLVPPSPAESSQSIMSLPKLQQVPGLHPQAVPQPDVALHARPATSTVTGLGLASRAPAVSTSESSPGTGTTTPSTPTSTSQSRLIASSPTLISGITSPPLLDSIKTIQGHGLLGAPKAERGRKKIKAENPSGPPVLVVPYPILASGETAKEGKTYRCKVCPLTFFTKSEMQIHSKSHTEAKPHKCPHCSKSFANASYLAQHLRIHLGVKPYHCSYCEKSFRQLSHLQQHTRIHTGDRPYKCPHPGCEKAFTQLSNLQSHQRQHNKDKPYKCPNCYRAYTDSASLQIHLSAHAIKHAKAYCCSMCGRAYTSETYLMKHMSKHTVVEHLVSQHSPQRTESPGIPVRISLI; this comes from the exons GATGGCGGAGCCTCGCTTCAACAACCCCTACTTCTGGCCGCCCCCGCCCACCATGCCCAGCCAG CTGGACAACCTGGTCCTGATCaacaaaatcaaggagcagttGATGGCGGAGAAGATCCGCCCCCCTCACCTGCCTCCCACCTCGGTGGCCTCgcagcagcccctcctggtgcccCCCTCTcctgctgagagcagccagTCCATCATGTCCCTGCCAAAgctgcagcaggtgccagggctgcacccccAGGCCGTGCCCCAGCCTGACGTGGCCCTGCACGCCCGGCCGGCCACCAGCACCGTCACAG GGTTGGGGCTGGCATCCCGCGCACCGGCCGTCAGCACCTCGGAATCCAGCCCGGGAACAGGGACCACCACCCCCTCGACCCCCACCTCCACCAGCCAGAGCCGCCTCATCGCCTCCTCGCCCACCCTAATCTCAGGAATCACCAGCCCCCCCCTCCTCGACTCCATCAAGACAATCCAGGGCCACGGCTTGCTGGGGGCGCCCAAGGCCGAGCGGGGCCGCAAGAAGATCAAGGCGGAAAACCCCTCGGGGCCGCCGGTGCTGGTGGTGCCCTACCCCATCCTGGCCTCGGGGGAGACGGCCAAAGAGGGCAAGACGTACAG GTGTAAGGTCTGCCCCTTGACGTTCTTCACCAAGTCGGAGATGCAGATCCACTCCAAGTCGCACACGGAGGCCAAGCCCCACAAGTGCCCCCACTGCTCCAAGTCCTTCGCCAACGCCTCCTACCTGGCCCAGCACCTGCGCATCCACCTGGGCGTCAAACCCTACCACTGCTCCTACTGTGAGAAGTCCTTCCGCCAGCTctcccacctccagcagcacacccg AATCCACACCGGCGACAGACCCTACAAGTGCCCGCACCCCGGCTGCGAGAAGGCCTTCACCCAGCTCTCCAACCTCCAG tCCCACCAGCGCCAGCACAACAAGGACAAGCCCTACAAGTGCCCCAACTGCTACCGGGCCTACACAGACTCGGCCTCGCTGCAGATCCACCTGTCTGCGCACGCCATCAAGCACGCCAAGGCCTATTGCTGCAGCATGTGCGGCCGTGCCTACACCTCG GAGACCTATCTGATGAAGCACATGTCCAAACACACGGTGGTGGAGCACCTGGTCAGCCAGCACTCGCCGCAGCGGACGGAGTCACCCGGCATTCCCGTACGGATCTCCCTCATCtag
- the ZNF362 gene encoding zinc finger protein 362 isoform X2, translating to MEKLIAAERKTPRSHGSEKRPTCSTRSQLELEMDADKGKQRQYSQRMAEPRFNNPYFWPPPPTMPSQLDNLVLINKIKEQLMAEKIRPPHLPPTSVASQQPLLVPPSPAESSQSIMSLPKLQQVPGLHPQAVPQPDVALHARPATSTVTGLGLASRAPAVSTSESSPGTGTTTPSTPTSTSQSRLIASSPTLISGITSPPLLDSIKTIQGHGLLGAPKAERGRKKIKAENPSGPPVLVVPYPILASGETAKEGKTYRCKVCPLTFFTKSEMQIHSKSHTEAKPHKCPHCSKSFANASYLAQHLRIHLGVKPYHCSYCEKSFRQLSHLQQHTRIHTGDRPYKCPHPGCEKAFTQLSNLQSHQRQHNKDKPYKCPNCYRAYTDSASLQIHLSAHAIKHAKAYCCSMCGRAYTSETYLMKHMSKHTVVEHLVSQHSPQRTESPGIPVRISLI from the exons GATGGCGGAGCCTCGCTTCAACAACCCCTACTTCTGGCCGCCCCCGCCCACCATGCCCAGCCAG CTGGACAACCTGGTCCTGATCaacaaaatcaaggagcagttGATGGCGGAGAAGATCCGCCCCCCTCACCTGCCTCCCACCTCGGTGGCCTCgcagcagcccctcctggtgcccCCCTCTcctgctgagagcagccagTCCATCATGTCCCTGCCAAAgctgcagcaggtgccagggctgcacccccAGGCCGTGCCCCAGCCTGACGTGGCCCTGCACGCCCGGCCGGCCACCAGCACCGTCACAG GGTTGGGGCTGGCATCCCGCGCACCGGCCGTCAGCACCTCGGAATCCAGCCCGGGAACAGGGACCACCACCCCCTCGACCCCCACCTCCACCAGCCAGAGCCGCCTCATCGCCTCCTCGCCCACCCTAATCTCAGGAATCACCAGCCCCCCCCTCCTCGACTCCATCAAGACAATCCAGGGCCACGGCTTGCTGGGGGCGCCCAAGGCCGAGCGGGGCCGCAAGAAGATCAAGGCGGAAAACCCCTCGGGGCCGCCGGTGCTGGTGGTGCCCTACCCCATCCTGGCCTCGGGGGAGACGGCCAAAGAGGGCAAGACGTACAG GTGTAAGGTCTGCCCCTTGACGTTCTTCACCAAGTCGGAGATGCAGATCCACTCCAAGTCGCACACGGAGGCCAAGCCCCACAAGTGCCCCCACTGCTCCAAGTCCTTCGCCAACGCCTCCTACCTGGCCCAGCACCTGCGCATCCACCTGGGCGTCAAACCCTACCACTGCTCCTACTGTGAGAAGTCCTTCCGCCAGCTctcccacctccagcagcacacccg AATCCACACCGGCGACAGACCCTACAAGTGCCCGCACCCCGGCTGCGAGAAGGCCTTCACCCAGCTCTCCAACCTCCAG tCCCACCAGCGCCAGCACAACAAGGACAAGCCCTACAAGTGCCCCAACTGCTACCGGGCCTACACAGACTCGGCCTCGCTGCAGATCCACCTGTCTGCGCACGCCATCAAGCACGCCAAGGCCTATTGCTGCAGCATGTGCGGCCGTGCCTACACCTCG GAGACCTATCTGATGAAGCACATGTCCAAACACACGGTGGTGGAGCACCTGGTCAGCCAGCACTCGCCGCAGCGGACGGAGTCACCCGGCATTCCCGTACGGATCTCCCTCATCtag
- the ZNF362 gene encoding zinc finger protein 362 isoform X6 — MDADKGKQRQYSQRMAEPRFNNPYFWPPPPTMPSQLDNLVLINKIKEQLMAEKIRPPHLPPTSVASQQPLLVPPSPAESSQSIMSLPKLQQVPGLHPQAVPQPDVALHARPATSTVTGLGLASRAPAVSTSESSPGTGTTTPSTPTSTSQSRLIASSPTLISGITSPPLLDSIKTIQGHGLLGAPKAERGRKKIKAENPSGPPVLVVPYPILASGETAKEGKTYRCKVCPLTFFTKSEMQIHSKSHTEAKPHKCPHCSKSFANASYLAQHLRIHLGVKPYHCSYCEKSFRQLSHLQQHTRIHTGDRPYKCPHPGCEKAFTQLSNLQSHQRQHNKDKPYKCPNCYRAYTDSASLQIHLSAHAIKHAKAYCCSMCGRAYTSETYLMKHMSKHTVVEHLVSQHSPQRTESPGIPVRISLI; from the exons GATGGCGGAGCCTCGCTTCAACAACCCCTACTTCTGGCCGCCCCCGCCCACCATGCCCAGCCAG CTGGACAACCTGGTCCTGATCaacaaaatcaaggagcagttGATGGCGGAGAAGATCCGCCCCCCTCACCTGCCTCCCACCTCGGTGGCCTCgcagcagcccctcctggtgcccCCCTCTcctgctgagagcagccagTCCATCATGTCCCTGCCAAAgctgcagcaggtgccagggctgcacccccAGGCCGTGCCCCAGCCTGACGTGGCCCTGCACGCCCGGCCGGCCACCAGCACCGTCACAG GGTTGGGGCTGGCATCCCGCGCACCGGCCGTCAGCACCTCGGAATCCAGCCCGGGAACAGGGACCACCACCCCCTCGACCCCCACCTCCACCAGCCAGAGCCGCCTCATCGCCTCCTCGCCCACCCTAATCTCAGGAATCACCAGCCCCCCCCTCCTCGACTCCATCAAGACAATCCAGGGCCACGGCTTGCTGGGGGCGCCCAAGGCCGAGCGGGGCCGCAAGAAGATCAAGGCGGAAAACCCCTCGGGGCCGCCGGTGCTGGTGGTGCCCTACCCCATCCTGGCCTCGGGGGAGACGGCCAAAGAGGGCAAGACGTACAG GTGTAAGGTCTGCCCCTTGACGTTCTTCACCAAGTCGGAGATGCAGATCCACTCCAAGTCGCACACGGAGGCCAAGCCCCACAAGTGCCCCCACTGCTCCAAGTCCTTCGCCAACGCCTCCTACCTGGCCCAGCACCTGCGCATCCACCTGGGCGTCAAACCCTACCACTGCTCCTACTGTGAGAAGTCCTTCCGCCAGCTctcccacctccagcagcacacccg AATCCACACCGGCGACAGACCCTACAAGTGCCCGCACCCCGGCTGCGAGAAGGCCTTCACCCAGCTCTCCAACCTCCAG tCCCACCAGCGCCAGCACAACAAGGACAAGCCCTACAAGTGCCCCAACTGCTACCGGGCCTACACAGACTCGGCCTCGCTGCAGATCCACCTGTCTGCGCACGCCATCAAGCACGCCAAGGCCTATTGCTGCAGCATGTGCGGCCGTGCCTACACCTCG GAGACCTATCTGATGAAGCACATGTCCAAACACACGGTGGTGGAGCACCTGGTCAGCCAGCACTCGCCGCAGCGGACGGAGTCACCCGGCATTCCCGTACGGATCTCCCTCATCtag